The DNA segment TGGTCGAGTCTGAAAATCACATTATCgcagttgaagaaatgaGCCACGACGAGGCCCTTAAGCTATTAGGGAAAAACCTAAAAAGTTCTCAGATGAGCGACACAGGAAGCAACAATGCGTTGCTGGAGTTTCTTActaacctccctctggcAATACGGCAAGCGTCTGCTTATatggccaaggagcagatcTCGACTGCGCGGTACCTCAAGCTATGCAAgtccagtgatgaggatatggttAAGTTGTTGAGTAGtcactttgacgaccgaCACCGATATAAGAACATTCAAAATGCTGTCGCCACAACTTGGCTGATTTCGTTCCAGCAAATCTCAGATCACGACGCGCTGGCGGCTGACTACCTCAGATTTCTGTGCTTTCTAGCCGGGAAGGATATTCCGCACTCcctgttgccgccggcggggaCGCTAGAGACTGTTGAAGCAATCGGGACCCTGAAGGCGTATGCATTTATCTCTCAACAGAATGAGTCGGATAGCTACGATATCCATCGGCTAGTTCAGATATCGATGCTGAGCTGGTtagatggaaagggagagcgaCAGGAATGGACGGCCAAAGTGTTAGAACGGCTTAACGATATATTTCCTTGGCCCAAACACGAAAACCGAGAAGAGTGGATAAGGTATCTTCCTCATACGCAACATGCTCTTCAACTACGGAAGAGaacagatgacgaggaagcgaCAACAGGTCTTCTTTCCAAAGTGGGTGAGAGCTTTCGCAATTtagggaagtatgaggaggccgagcagatgcatcggcaggcgctgcagctaagtGAAAAGGTATTGGGCAAAGAGCATCCTCACACGCTTggtagcatgaacaaccttgcgcttgtgctttatagccaggggaagtatgaggaggccgagcagatacatcagcaggcgctgcagctaagggagaaggtgttgggcaaagagcatcccgacacgcttggtagcatgaacaaccttgcgcttgtgctttatagccaggggaagtatgaggaggtcgagcagatacatcggcagcTGCTGCAGCTAAGTgaaaaggtgttgggcaaagagcatcccgacacgcttggtagcatgaacaaccttgcgcttgtgctttatagccaggggaagtatgaggaggccgagcagatacatcggcaggcgctgcagctaagggagaaggtgttgggcaaagagcatcctgacacgctcatcagcatgaacaaccttgcgcttgtgcttcatagccaggggaagtatgaggaggccgagcagatgtatcagcaggcgctgcagctatctgagaaggtgttgggcaaggagcatccctctacgctcaccagcatgaacaaccttgcgggTGTGCTTaatagccaggggaagtatgaggaggcagagcagatgcatcggcaggcgctgcagctatctgagaaggtgttgggcaaggagcatccctctacgctcaccagcatgaacaaccttgcgcttgtgtttcatagccaggggaagtatgaggaggccgagcagatacatcggcaggcgctgcagctaagggagaaggtgttgggcaaggagcatcctgacacgctcgccagcatgaacaaccttgcgcttgtgtttcatagccaggggaagtatgaggaggccgagcagatacatcggcaggcgctgcagctaagggagaaggtgttgggcaaggagcatcctgacacgctcaccagcatgaacaaccttgcgggtgtgcttgatagccaggggaagtatgaggaggccgagcagatacatcggcaggcgctgcagctatctcaGGTGTCGGAGATCAGATGACTGGGCTTGCAAGCTAGCCGCACACAGCTaagctgatctctcattcaatctctctctctatttTTTTATCATAGCGTGTCACAgcaggggtctgggggtctcCATTAATTTACAGCCCGTcacaatactctagatccttctggatcccgcctctttcatcacttCGAGTACCCTGTTTCGTCATGAAGATAGGtggctctagaacacttggtagagaggtcatttggcccactcgaataactcgagatcgggctagttggcttgacgtagttccaagcgccacaacaaactttatttgatctggtttcctttagcagccgcgaggctcccaagatgatttgactgcagtaactaagcctgtgaaagcggcagctgatgccaagggaactagggaggtatgacgccataaGTGCTAATTTGTTGATAGGAAGTGATAAAgaagcttaggtaggtatgtaaatatgaaatggaactgtagttaagacaagcagtatgaTGGTTTATATGACAATTCAACTTTGCCTTTACCTCGGCTTGCAAATTCGttattcgaacttaagctgggtaatttggacatttcgaaatcaaacacattttttccaagctgaaattgacagggaggtagggtggaagaggcagtgttgctcctaactacacaccccacccaagtccaaaagcggcaatgcatttcccttgaccgggaagaatAGACAGTTCCAACAGCTCTGTTCTCACAACACAAGCTTCAGTACCCTCTTAAAGAACAACAACTGCTATGttctcgtcatcgtctcccCCTGATCACCCAAGAAGTCCTCTGGTCTACCCTTCTTCAAGACCACCTCTATACTTTTGCCCTTCTTAAATCTCCTCTGCATCTCAGCATTCTTCCGTTCCATCTCAGTCTTCCCCCtggtcatcatcctccctgGTGTTTCTTCCACtatctcttcttcttcatcctcatcttccaccaTATCCACACTTTCCTTCACCCCATTCCCCGGCACCTGCTCAACTCTCCCTAGTCCTGGCTGCATGTCCGTATCCTCTTCATCTACATACACGTCTTCCAACCTAAAAAACTTCTTTACCCTGTTTGGCGTGTAAGAAGTTCGCAACGGCACCCCATCCAGCGTTTCCAGGAAGTAGCAAGTGTTGCCTGGTTCAACCTTTCTCACTCTGAAAGGGCCGTCCCAGCGGCACTGTAGCATCCTTACCACACTCATATCCAACTTTCTATCCATTTTATACACCAACACTAAGTCCCCCCTTCTGATCATGCTGCTCTCAGGCCTGATGCTGCGAATCCCTTTCCTGTTCTTTCTTGCCGCAGCTTTCTGTCTTGCCATGCCAACCCTCTCAGCTACCAGAGTCAAATTCATCTCCTGGGATTTCAATAGTCTCGCCCTTGCCTCTATTAAATCCATAGCCGCTCTCTCCTTCCAGTGTCTCCCTGATCTGTCGGAGCCAATCTTTTCCCACTGGACGACTCTCCATGACGGTACGTCCTTTTCGATCGGCGTAATGGGGTTAAACCCATGTGCCAGATAGAAAGCACTGTACCCATGAATACCTCGTGTCGTGGTCCTATCAGCAAACAACACATAAGGGAGCCACTGCTTCCACTTCTTCCCCGTCCCATCCGTCATTTTTGCCAGCATCGATGCAATCGGGATGTGACCAGACTCCGTCACTCCATTTGCTCTTGCGTTGTAAGGTGATACCACTACCCGGAGAACTCCTAACCTCTCCAAAATCTCCGCAGCTTCCTTCCTAAATTCCGATCCGCCGTCCACTACCACGATTAGAGGGTGACCCCATCTGAGGATGATATCGTGCAGGATAAAGTTCTCAACCCCAGAAGCCTTGCCTGAGTTCAAGACCTTCGCTTCTGGATACCCAGTCAAGTCATCCCTCGCCTCCAGAAGGTAGGCTTTTTCTCCGGAAGCCGTTGGTAAGAACTGAACGTCTAAATGCCACTTCGCAAATGGGGTAGCCAAAGGCTCGGTGTATAAGTGCCAGTCCTCCCAACGCTTCGGGCTCCATTGTTGACATTGCCTACATGTCTTGATCCAAGCCTCGACGTCAGCGTACATACTCTTCCAGTAGTAGTTTTCTACTACTCGGGCATAGGTAGCTTCTCGTCCTTTGTGGCCCATCTCGTTGTGACACGCATTGAAGACTCTTTCTCGCTCGATCAGAGGGTCAACAATTCTTCTGGGGGGAAAGCCTCCTTTGTTTGGCTTAAGGAACAAAACTCCGTCTTCGAAAATCATTTTCAGGGCGTCATTCTTGATGGTCTGAACGTCAAACCTCGTCCTAGCCCTTGGCTCCGCACCAGTCGCGAGGAACTCGGCGATAGCATGGGAGTAAGGAGACCACAGTCCTTTCAAGTAGGGGCCTTGCCCAATaatttcctttttcttcttgctgATGCTCACCCGCCAGACACTCACTTCCTGGATGTCGTTCTTCCAGATCCTTGCGTtaacctcatcatcaatgTCTGGTTCtaactccttctccctcagaTCAGAGGGGCCAAGTGGCTTTCTCGATAGTGCGTCTGCCACAAGGTTCTTGCTCCCAGGGATGTGAACAATTGTGAAGTCGAAAAGTCTAATCCATCCCagccatctcatcatcaaggcgCCGGAAACGTCACTAGCCGCCCCCTGGACTTGGTGGACTACCACTTGAGCATCCGTTTCCACCGTAAAGTGCACCCCGAAAAGATGCCTTCTAAATCTCCTCAAAGTATACAGCAGTCCTCTCAACTCCCTCTTGGTGGCATCATACCTCTGTTCAGCCGGGCTCCAAATACCACTCTCAAACCGACAAGGGTGCCGTTTTCCATCAGGTCCTACTTGTTCAATCACCGCTCCCCACCCCGTCAAGCTTGCATCAAAAATCACAAAAATTCTACCGAAACGGTCGTCATCAAACGTCAGAGAAGCCAGACATGGTGCTTCTGTGATCAGAAAGGCAAGCCACTCCATCGCACCCTGTTGAGCTTCCGTCCATTCCCATCTCGTGTCCTTCCTCATCAAGAAATACAGCGGGACTGCGATCAGATTGAAGAGAGGTACCCATAGACGATAGTAGCCGGTGATCCCCAGGGAGGCGCGAACATCCTTAAGATTGTGGCAAGTTTGCCATTCCCTTATCTTCGCTATCTTTGTCTGATCAGGGAGGCGTCCGTCCGGTGTACAGGAATAGCCAAGGATAACAGCTTCCCGTCTGCACCAAAGGGATTTCACGGCTGCAATTGTAGGTCCTGCAAGCTCACAGTTAAGCAAGACTGTGTCGATATTCTTCAAGTGCTCCAGGACCCACTTCCTAACTCCTGGcctctcttctccaccacatGGGCCTTGATCAGCTTTCCCCCATACAACATATTCGCGCTGATCATACGGCCCTTCATAAAATCAAGGGTGAGGCTTGTATCCGTAAAGAACGGGATCCCCAACAATAGGTCATGGAAACCCAGAGCCTCAGTATTATCAATAACGAAGAAATGACACAAAATTGGAATCCCAGCCAGCACTACTGGAGCCTGAGTCTCACCTATAAACGCAACCGGATCCCCATGAAGGCCTTTAGACTGTAGGCTCGTTGACACCATCGGTAGACAGAACCTCTCAGCCACAGCCCTACTGATCAGGTTGCACTCGGAGCCTGTATCCAACATTGCTAGTACCTTCtctgaggttggtgaggcgAAGTTACAATATAGCGATGGGACGTTGTTGGTACGAGTGACGGCTCCCAGGAGAGTTCGCTCACTACCGGAAAGCCGGTCAACGGGCGTAGACAGCAGAGTCCGCAATCGCTCTTCTGGCTGTCACCCGGTTGGACCTTGCCCTCGATGATTCTCTCCCAGATGCCTCCCTTGACCACACCATACTCACCATCCGTTGTGATGCCATACAAAGCGGGAACAGTCTTCCTCTGATCAGATGGAGGAGTCTCGCTGTGTCCAGCCGTCTGAAAATTCGTCCGGACCGTTGACGGCAAGGCCTCCCCCTTCTGTGGGACTTCTCTCTTTCCATCCGGGGTACTCTTGGAAGATCCACGCCACTCGATCACCTCAGCATCCTCGGCCACACTCTTCACATAATCCATCAACCGGTAAGCAAATGTGGGTGAAACCCTGCAATGCTCTTCCAGTGTGAACTTAGTCTGACCGCAGGCGTACTTTTTGGCTTTCTCGGCAATGTAATCTCCAGGGTCCTCTGCCTCACCATGAGGCAACCTTGAGCCACTCCGGACTCTATCCCCCTGATCGGACGagactccctccccaactaCCTTCGGCTTCTCCTGCGGGGGGGTGAGTACCACTTTCGGATTTTTGGCTGAGGCTGGGTCATCCGTGTCCTCTTCCTGCAAATCCTCGATCCTTACTCTCTTCGCTCCCTGCGCGCTCACTCCCACTTCCACCTCTTGATTGCAGACGACCATTGGGACATCATCGGAGCGCTTCAGAATGCTTCTAGGCGACCACTTCTCTGCTGAGCAGCGTTGCAAGGCATTCCTAGTAATATAGTCACTGGCTGAGTTCTCGTTAAATGGTCCGTAGAGTTTGGAGTACCCATGAAGCCTATTTAACCTGACATTCATAGCCCTGGCCATCTGAGTAGCTGTCTGCTTCCTCCCTCTGATCAGAGAGACCTCAGGCCTGTATCCCTTGCCCTCACGAGCTTCCCAGTGCTCAGCCAATTTCGTGTAAGCTTCATAGGCCCTATTCAGTTCTGGTTTCAGCGAAATTGCAGCGCGAAGCAGATCGCCAACCTTCCCTTCACGCTGCGCCTTCCTCACGTCCTCTTGATCAAGCCACGCTTTTTCACTATCCGGCCACTCCTTCTTACCGATACACACTCTACCTCCCTCAGTATGGCACAGTCCCCACGCCTCATCATACTCCTTCTTCGGACACTCCGTCGACTTGGCGTAATGGCCAGACTTGCCGCACCAGAAGCACCTtcttggtgggggaggactATCGCGGTACTGCCCCCCTGATCTTCCGAACTGGGTCTTAGTGTCAACAATGGGGAAGGTGTTGAAAGACGAATCCATTTCCCCGTTAGGGCCAATGCCGAAATCCAGAGAGTAAGGTGCCTGGTCTTCTAGATGTTGAACACGGGTCCTCATTACCCCAGATTTGCCGTTTCCCGGTGCAGAGAAACCGCCGTAGATGTTCGCCCTCAAATGCTGCAGTGCCACCTCTCTGTCTACCATGGAGTTAACCGCCATGTACTGGTCGAGTACCTCCGCCGCCTGATCAGAGGCAGCAGGGGAGGGTGCAATGGTTGATTTGTCCTCCTTATAGATTTTTCCTCCCACGTCATACCCATCTTCGATCACATCATTAATCCAGTCGCTCCAGGCAATGAAATTTATGGATCTCAGGCGACGTTCGGATCCTCCTCGGTTAATAATGGTCATCTTCATGGACTCGGAGAATTTCATCCAGAAGCGGCTGGCAACCCTGACTCTTACTGCCTCTTTCTCCCCAATCGGCACTCGAGAGAGCAGTTTGGAGTGGTCAAAGACAACCTTCCTCAACTCACCCACACCGTCAGGGATGACCTTGGCGTAGAAGTCATTTAGCTCCCTGTAAATATCCTCGTCCTGTCGGGGGTCATATATCTTACAAAGGCGTTTGAGGCGGACAACCAAGACAGGCCAAGCGTCAGTGGGTACAGGTAGGTCCACACATTCGTCGATTTGTTTTCCCACATCGAAGTCACACCAGGATTTGAACTTGCGAACGCGAGAGGTAAATTCCATAACCTGGTATTCTTCACAGGCGTTCTCGAAACGCTCCAGATACTCCGTAAAGTGCTTCCCTTTGAAGTTGCTCTTAAAACCGACTTTCTTTGGATCAGGAAAATCACGCTGAGAAAAATACATAGGCACCATGGGATAGGGGGTTGGCCGAGAAGACGTAGGGGACCCTTGGAAGTGGCGATAGTCAGGGTAAGCTCCCATAGGATAAGGATATCCGGGTTGCTGGAATTGGTACGCAAACCCAGGAAGAGGAGCggtgtcacggcaggccggaccactgcaccatacccactgtgattgctatcaaaagctacaagtgagccaagcttcctggcttggctcgctccagtggtatatatatggtgacgccgccacagccgtcacaagCGGGATATCCAGCATGTCGAGTGGGAGGCGCAGTATGATTCCAAGCAGCAGGATTTTGGTGGATACGGGGTCCACCTGGCACCTCAGGAGCGTTGGGTTTTGCAGTTGGGCTACCTTGAtcaggaagagggcgaggggtTCCAGCGTCTTCAAGGCGAGCACGGTCCGCAGTTGGGGAGAGGACGAATGGTGATGATTCCGGGGACCTAGCCGTTGGGATGGCCATCTCTACCACGGAACGAGCCGTAGGGGCTTGATACACCtggctgttgctgggaaGGCCAGCCGAAGCGATGGGCGGGATGTTGTCGGACATATCGATACTCGATGATTGCTGTTGCGTTTGCGTTGGTGGTATGGCTTCTTCCTTGCGTGTGTTGTTGGAAACAGGAAGACGGTTGTCCCTTGTAACTTTAGTAAGTGAGCATGAGTTATCCTTACTCAGATCAGAAGGAGAGTGCCCCCCTCTTCTTGCCTTCGAGCCCCCGTTGTCTGAGTCAGGTCAACCCAGAAACTCCCTCGATTTCTCACCACCGCTAAATAACACACCAGGAGGATTCCTCCCAGCCAGAGATAGGAGAGGACTTTGACAGTTGCCGCCGAGATAAGATCCGCTAACGAGCTAGTCTCAACCAGTGTTCTTAGTTCACTTCCCGGTCCCATCCGGACCACACGCTTGACTCTCCACAGGCAGGCGGAAAGCTCGGTGCTTGAACCATGATGAAAGATGTCCGTCTGATCAGACGGAGAAGAACTGTGTTTGCCGAACCTCGCGGGGTTCAGTGAAGTCGTCGGTGCTTGTTGTCGTTCGTGGTTTCGCACTTCCTCCAGCACCCAGGGCTTTTGAGTCCAGTTTGGACCCTGAGCTTTGCTCAACCCGGGCACGACCTCCATttgaaatggtgagaaatacacaaatacaaccaagacaccacaaatataccctcaacaggtccctgaatgaatacacctgcgtgacagtggctcgctcgcaggccgcacttcacgcaggacaaagaaaagacactaTGGGCTCGCAGGCCACATAATAAGCACCGGAATGGCCTGTGAgccgcaccccaaaccacTGGTGTTTCGGTGTGATACAATCGTATTGTTCTCATGTTGACACTAGTATCGCTTGTGcttgtcacggcagggcagaccactgcgccaaacctgttgtgattgctatcaaaagctacaagtgagccaagcttcctggcttggctcgctccagtggtatatatatggtgacgccgccacagccgtcacagtGCTGAGCGTCCTGGATTAGCAGTCTATTGTTATCCATGTACAACCATGACCAGAAACTTACACCCCTCAGCAAGTGACTGTTCTTCATTTAGACCCTGCTGTCATGTCAGACAGGCCTGAAAGAGGTTGTGTTCAATCTAGGATGACTCAAGACTAAGTGGGCACCCTGCGTGGGGGCAACACCAGCCTCCCATCCCATTTCCAACGGTATTGGTAATGTGATTATGATAGACATCTAGATTGGTCACACGGCCACATGGAGTGGGACTACAGGCATACAGGATGGCAAAGTCCGTATCTGTGTGGCAGCTGGGACACTTGTATCGTACGTTGATATACATTTTAAGTGCCTTCGGAGTGGAAGTTAAGAGTACAAGGCGGTCGATCTCTGAGCATAGAAACCATAACAGGCTGGACAGAGGTTAAAAAACAGATGTCTTGGGACTTGCACATGGACGGGATCAAGATCAATTCCATATGAAATGACATGGTATACTGTACCACGGTAACGTAGTCCGACTTGAAAAGCGTTCTGTGTAAATCATGAACAAGTTTGCTATTTGTGGTGGGTTTCTAGGTTTGCATCATGTTTCCTTTGATGAAGACCAAAGGTGCAGTGTGGAAAGCCAAGTTTTGGTGAAGACGTTGTGAACGTGACGATCGACATGTGATGTCAAAATAAGCTCTTGTCCATCCCTGTCTAGCCGCTTGGCAGCCACCCCTTTTTAGCTCTCCACCCGCCTTTGCCATTCCGACAGCAGCTCACCTTTTCCATAGCACACTCCCAACTCCCAGCCTCattcacatcaccaaccccgtcgTAAACAGCCTTCTCTGGCCAAGGGCATATGGGTCGTTGAATGAACACGCCCGTGTTTGAGTCAGTTGGCCGATGCCAAGTCGTGGCAACAAGCTTGTCGAccgccttcccctcctcggTCCACGCCATCAGTGCCAACAAAGCATCATGgtcgacatcctcaaacCCCGGTACGGACCAAGTATCGCTCCCCATAAGTCCTGCCTGAAAAGCGCCTCCAATATTCCATGGTGCATTCGGCTTGCAATCCGGTGTTGAAAAACAGTGTCCCATGCCAGGAATTTGGAAATACCGAATGAACTCACGTACCGCATCCAAGTCGGCCCCAAATGTGTCAATGGTCTTGTTATAGTACCACCAGGACCCCTTCTCCGGTACCAGGCCATCTGCCAAACCATGATACAAGATCACCTTGCCACCTCGGTCCTTGAAGTTGGAGATGTCGTACTGGATAGCTGAAGAATGACCAGGATCCAGTCTTTGTGCCTTGTCGATAGTATCCTTCCCAAGCTTTGAGGTACCAGTCCAATCCAACTCCTTGTCGTCATTATCAAACAGAAAGTCTCTAACATACCCCAGGCCATACGGGCTCGGTACCGTCCCACCCAACAAGATCGACCACTGATTCTCAGAGCTGAGTGTCAAACCAGGGTACAGcaactccccatcctcggAGAGCCACCCTTCATAGACCTTCCTAGCTGTCTCTGCCTGCTCTGCAGTCAGGCATTTACTGATGTTTGTCCCAAACTCTGAGCAAACCAAGGTTCCAAGATCAAACCCGCACTTGTCAGGACTGCTGACAATGCCATCCTGTACTCCATCCACATTGTCACACTGTCTGATGACCTCTTCGAGTAGCAAGGAGAACTTGTTCAATGGAATATGGTACGGGTTCGAGTCGTCGGCAGGCACATTGTACAAGCCTACCTGCATCAAGAACGGGTTCAGCCGCGCTGTCCACCAGGCAGGGGCCCCAATCAGTGCGCCGTCGAAGCTGTCGGGGAATTCCTGTAGCTCTCGCAATCCCTGGCGGCCACCGGTCGAACAACCGCTGTAATATGTCCAGAGTTTGTCATGGTCAAGTTGTTGGTAATATCTTTGAAAGATCTGTTTCCCCAAAACAACGGAACCATGCATGGCTCTCCAGCCCCAGagttccttcttctcggcgtGGCCATGTGCCCAGGAGGTCTCGAGGGCAGTCGAATTGTGACCGGTGTCGGTCGAGAGGGCGGCCATGCCGTGGTGGGGACCTGCTGCCCTGTTTTCTTGTTGTCAGCACCGATCAACAGTGCAATGATTGCGGTGAAGGCGATGCCAGGACCAATCGGACCTCGGTACTTACATGTCAAGCCAGTTGATACCACCGGAGAAGCCCCCATTTCCCACCACGAGCAACCTCTTTGTCGAAGGGAGCTTATCAGGCAAGAACAGTCCAAAACGGTAGCTCGCCATGGTGGAGTAGTCGATTTGGAAGGTGACGGCGCATAGCGGAGGGAGATTGGTGGGGTTCACTGGGTATGCAGGGTCGGAGGCTCCTTCACCGTAGGAGCCGTTCGCAGGGACAGGGGTCACGTTCTCGACGGTCGCAGGCGTATTGAGGGTATGCAAGATAGAGGAAAGATATTGAGAATTGCATTTTGGATGTCTCGCCTGCCGGCTATCGTGTTGTCCTTGGGACTGTCGAGGTTGAAAATGGTGATTGCGTTTGCATGtcgatgtggtggtggcggagtgGAGATtcgggagaggggaaggtgaTGTAAGGGCGTGGAaggtgctgaggaggatcgcgactgctgttgttgtgatgaaGCGCCACAGGGTCATCGCTTATTAGTCATTGGTTGCAAGAGTATTTGGATGTGAAGGATTAAATGAAGCAGTTTTGAAGGGGGGTCGTTCAGACGTCAAGTGCATGAGGAAGATATATACCAAATCGGCGGCTCTACATGTACTGACAGCGGCAATAGTGATTTGGGGCGAGACATGGGGTTTGGGGACAACTGGGTTCATTGCCACGGTATTCCTGCTGTGGCAGAGGGACTGGGAAGGTGGCATTGTGGACAGCTCGTTCTGCCACTTGCCATTTGACAGAATATCCATCGTGATTATTTGCAGTCGACTTGGTGACTTTTCAAGGTCATTTAGGTCATTATTGGACGCTTCTCAATCTGATTAGATGACGGGTAGTAAGTCCGTGCCGGGCCAAGTGATCCTGGTGGCTGGGATTCTAGACTCGAGCTTCCAAACAGTAAAGCTCTCCACGGACACTGGAAAGGTCATTGTGACGACAATTGGAGACTATGGAGCAGCTGTTACCGGGAGCATCCATGGACAAAGTTCTCTTAGTCGGTAACTGCTAAATCGATCAGTCCACCTTTCCCCAAACACTACTGAAAAGTCCCTTTTATAGTGACGACAGCCGTAAATCTATACAATTTCTATCCTTCTACGTCCAATCCCGGCCCAATTCCGGCCCAATGATCTATTCCCGTcgcaccaacaccgacccTCCGATAGCGGCTGAGACCTGGGgaaccaccaacctcctccagtAGTATAAAAGTAATATGTCGTCTTGTACCGCAACACAAATGTGTTATCAGTTTCGACGTGCCAGCACATCCGTCGGCAAGATAGCCTGGGAAAGACGACGAAATCCGAGGTAGCTGTCCGGCTGTCTAGAGATATCCACGACCAGAATTGATTGCAATCTGACGTAATGGATTATATTCCATTCATTCCAGAAGTCAGAAACAGCACATCCTGTTGATCCCGCTTGGCCTTGGCGTGTACAAGTGGCAGCTCAGCTCCCGTGCCCTCTAACACAAGAACCTTAGTGCCCATGGTGGCAGCATGGAAGGTTGGCAGTTTGTTGAAATCCAGGGGCATGGAACCTCGTGCTACCACGAGATCGGATTTCATCGAATCGGAAAGAGTGTTGGGGTAGACAACGCGACGCTGACAACATGCCCAAAACCATGAGGGTAACGTTGGCGGGACTTCGAAGTGCTTGTCCTCATCATTTCCGTTATTAGTGCTTTCATCATCACTACTCGCAGTCACAGTGCTTTGGTCCTCCGCATCTGCATCAATGGAGACCTGGCTGCTGAGTCAGCCCATCAGCCTCGTTTGTATGCCTCCTTTATAACGATATTTCCACCATTCCTCTCAACTAGCCGCCGACTTTCGTTAATTTATAGCAAGCCCATGTGAACCAATCACTCACACAGCCTAAACATGTATCCTCCAAGATCATTCATCTAGCTAAAGCTCTGTGTAAGACCAGCAATCGCAGGTAAACGGTCCTTTCCGTAGGTCAGGGAGCACCT comes from the Podospora pseudocomata strain CBS 415.72m chromosome 5, whole genome shotgun sequence genome and includes:
- a CDS encoding hypothetical protein (COG:S; EggNog:ENOG503NX9U) — its product is MTTTEACRGLRRIVPVNDTPDDATIDIIAIHGLGTESPRTWEFKKRNGDGVVNWLSDGDMLPAALPKACIYTYDWNANYFANAPVQTLLGHADTLLGLIAEGRGSQTRPIIFVASCFGGLILAEAIIRAAQEGSAYRHILISIVGIVFLATPFHGSDAAKQAQWQVLVAGIMGKQASDQLIKDLEQKHDFVRQRVQKFAEIANAEAVRLPLNCFFETRKTKILKRILPSEWANRLSIGITRKILVTESSACLHGFPRRGLDATHSGMNKFKGPECPNFKLVKDAVQQFAGNASDVLKRRENSTVKGHWIVRFGRNKEFVGRESILEDLFKRVLPSGDEDDCQRTAIEGLGGVGKTQIALETAYRIRDLQPECSVFWVPAVDATAFENAYRAIGQQLKVPGIDEEKADVKALIKSALGRENIGNWLLIIDNADDEKLLFGNTALADYLPFSRKGSILFTTRNHKLGLRLVESENHIIAVEEMSHDEALKLLGKNLKSSQMSDTGSNNALLEFLTNLPLAIRQASAYMAKEQISTARYLKLCKSSDEDMVKLLSSHFDDRHRYKNIQNAVATTWLISFQQISDHDALAADYLRFLCFLAGKDIPHSLLPPAGTLETVEAIGTLKAYAFISQQNESDSYDIHRLVQISMLSWLDGKGERQEWTAKVLERLNDIFPWPKHENREEWIRYLPHTQHALQLRKRTDDEEATTGLLSKVGESFRNLGKYEEAEQMHRQALQLSEKVLGKEHPHTLGSMNNLALVLYSQGKYEEAEQIHQQALQLREKVLGKEHPDTLGSMNNLALVLYSQGKYEEVEQIHRQLLQLSEKVLGKEHPDTLGSMNNLALVLYSQGKYEEAEQIHRQALQLREKVLGKEHPDTLISMNNLALVLHSQGKYEEAEQMYQQALQLSEKVLGKEHPSTLTSMNNLAGVLNSQGKYEEAEQMHRQALQLSEKVLGKEHPSTLTSMNNLALVFHSQGKYEEAEQIHRQALQLREKVLGKEHPDTLASMNNLALVFHSQGKYEEAEQIHRQALQLREKVLGKEHPDTLTSMNNLAGVLDSQGKYEEAEQIHRQALQLSQVSEIR
- a CDS encoding hypothetical protein (COG:G; EggNog:ENOG503NWMK): MTLWRFITTTAVAILLSTFHALTSPSPLPNLHSATTTSTCKRNHHFQPRQSQGQHDSRQARHPKCNSQYLSSILHTLNTPATVENVTPVPANGSYGEGASDPAYPVNPTNLPPLCAVTFQIDYSTMASYRFGLFLPDKLPSTKRLLVVGNGGFSGGINWLDMAAGPHHGMAALSTDTGHNSTALETSWAHGHAEKKELWGWRAMHGSVVLGKQIFQRYYQQLDHDKLWTYYSGCSTGGRQGLRELQEFPDSFDGALIGAPAWWTARLNPFLMQVGLYNVPADDSNPYHIPLNKFSLLLEEVIRQCDNVDGVQDGIVSSPDKCGFDLGTLVCSEFGTNISKCLTAEQAETARKVYEGWLSEDGELLYPGLTLSSENQWSILLGGTVPSPYGLGYVRDFLFDNDDKELDWTGTSKLGKDTIDKAQRLDPGHSSAIQYDISNFKDRGGKVILYHGLADGLVPEKGSWWYYNKTIDTFGADLDAVREFIRYFQIPGMGHCFSTPDCKPNAPWNIGGAFQAGLMGSDTWSVPGFEDVDHDALLALMAWTEEGKAVDKLVATTWHRPTDSNTGVFIQRPICPWPEKAVYDGVGDVNEAGSWECAMEKVSCCRNGKGGWRAKKGWLPSG